A stretch of the Arachis stenosperma cultivar V10309 chromosome 6, arast.V10309.gnm1.PFL2, whole genome shotgun sequence genome encodes the following:
- the LOC130936088 gene encoding uncharacterized protein LOC130936088 → MRCKRGGCSAVHSRRSWGRLKPPPQLGLAVLLGSISALLIVVSVLTSSIRKGAQRVRCDTSKGRIRTDFCFPPRVGQTPLLPKISATRLLDIILANRHSAHRKLQYISKLERSVTSFQDNIEDDNKD, encoded by the exons ATGCGATGCAAGAGAGGAGGCTGTTCCGCCGTGCACTCTCGTCGCTCCTGGGGTCGATTGAAGCCGCCGCCGCAACTAGGGCTTGCCGTGCTCCTGGGGTCGATCTCTGCGCTTCTCATCGTTGTCTCTGTGCTCACGTCGTCGATTAG AAAGGGAGCTCAAAGAGTTAGGTGTGACACTTCCAAAGGACGCATTCGAACTGATTTTTGTTTTCCTCCAAGAGTG GGACAAACTCCACTTTTGCCCAAAATTTCAGCCACGAGGCTGCTGGACAT AATCTTGGCAAATAGACATTCTGCACATAGGAAGCTGCAATACATATCAAAGTTAGAGAGAAGTGTAACTTCATTTCAG GATAATATTGAGGATGATAATAAAGATTAA